accaaaaatatcttcatttttcttgcttcttggccgactttcttgaggggagaaacaagagagagctcttcaatttcttgcttccaaacttgctcaaatcttgagttttagccaaccaaatttgaaactacaccatacaagtgcttATTAAGGAAGGTTGAAGgggttggtggagtgattgtgggaggaaagatactaagctaccatttttcttgagtttccaaGGTATTTTTCCAAGACcctcctctttacttcaattaattgctaattagtggtttaaagttgtagttttggtagtgGTTgtaagctagaaatgtgaaatATACCTTGAATCcttcaatttccagaattgaacTCCTTGagtaccctgttctgcccggttctagttcaccatgttagaggccgaattaggcttgacataaagaatgaaagttgtatagaatgatgttttatagtttcctgcaaaatttcagctcaatcggagcaacttagcctatgaaaagaccgaaataccctgactgccctaggtgAATCCAGTGATCAGTTTTGAATATTTCACCAATCTGGTCGTGTCTTTTCACCATGCTATGTACTGAACTagtatttagccaaaacatgaaagttgtagtactaTATCTTAGATTTCCAACGCCCCTGAGAACGCCTTAATCAGACTTCGGTAACTTGAgttatggccatttgaatgtaGTGCAGTTAACTAGCCTGTTGGTAGGAATccggttctgtaaattgggaatatgacttggatacactagaaactggactaagtggtcttcatcaaaattgtagccctctgtcttagattcgaaacgttataaattacacctcaatccgataagtgtagcctcagttgtgtccgttacgcaaaataacgtcaaatctgtcttttgtttcttgactcaaccttcatttccgcacatgttcctagcttgattttgtacttgtatgacttggagcctatggaatggctattgaaatgagatgattttgtgtgtgactttgggattgattaaggaaaagaatgaagccataaatggctggaaaataggtaaatacaaagggcgtgctgccccaatttacgctcgagaactaggtcgatatacttgcgacttgagtaaggcttaaGAGcaaataccacgtgaaccatctagggtatttacatcttcttttatcgaggtatataagttagaattcggccgaaacttgtacccttggaaaaatgaaattttcaactaatagaaatacgttttctttgtcacttcgactcaaatggagattttaaagttttacgagtgaacataggttttacaaatattttacttatgtcctttggtttcaatgtactcttttcactaccaaaatcatatttatactttgtactagtacgtattcgaattttctttgaatcacttaaatctttgatggttgaagcataatgtgttcttttgattatattagagttccttggtgattgagggtgttatccgaaaggatactttggacgttattttgcgtaaataggtgagtgttctttgtttgttatgtttccatgaactatatgatttgttgtggatatttgattaaatgataaatgtttgttacaaatgaattttgctaggcgagtgtataatttatcgcactcgacctaaatgaaatgtgaaattttcaatgtttaagtgattaaatgttagttgtgcatgaatgtaagcctcttAGCTGAACTGGgtcctgcccttcgttactgatcgactcgagccagaagcggactcggtcgggcgatttagtgaccttgggtgaacgtttggtatactcgagtattaccttgtaatctggtggagcctggccaacgtccaggagggggtgaaatgaaatgaatgaacgaatgtcaatgtaaACGAAGGGTTTTACTtaacaaaatgcattttcaaatgattggaggaataaggaaatgaaagaagaatgaatgaatggctccatgtgagcacgtatccttttaatgaatgttattattgctttatattgtcatgtttcttaaattacttgctatctatggttatgtattgaacttattgtttgtttatgtgtttggaacctcactgagtttttagctcattccgtagttttgttttccttaacaggggacgcgAGTAAGGACGAgcgctctgtatagactagcttagtctagttcttttgattcttttgtaaGGATTCTCGCCCTAGCACTTGgcaagggttggatgtatgaggAATTgtgaacctttgtatatttgaattttgtaattcctTTGGAGATAGGAACGTATATAAGTTTATGTTTTCAGTTTGGGATCGGTATTCGcttgttttgtaaattttatCTTCAATTCCTTGAGGTGAATGACtgaatcccggcgagagttgggcaggcggtccgccgaaccctttggttcgccttagggtaaggtggggccgtcacagaaaGAGTCTTGGAaagatttagtatttttttttagttagtttctttttttttttgatatatcAATTGTCTTAAAGTAATATCATACTACAATTTGAATGCCCTTTGGAGTAGAGCTAATTAATTTAATTCATTTTGTTATATCTTTTTTCCAAGGACTTTAGATTCTGTTTCTGTCATGTTCAGTTGTGAGATTATTTAGCTCTCAGTATAAAACAAAACAGGCGGTGGGCTTCACTTCTAGAATTCTCCATGGCGGATAAATATGATTTGAATTAAGAACAGGATGAGTTTTATTTTAGTACTAACGATTTTAGGTAGCATGATTGTAACAAAGTAAACCCAGTTGATGTCAATGCTAGGTAGAAAATCTACATCATCCTTGAACATATCCCTTTTGACAAGTTAAGGAGCTAAAAACAAAACGAGGGAGATTAAATTAACCATAAGGTTGCTTTTGATACTTGATAGAAAAAGGCATGAGCCGGCTAATTTGAAATACTTGAGGAAGCTGCTGTGGACTTACGGGGAAAGCCAATTAGTACACAATAATACACCATTTTTTAGAGATGGAAATCTGCAAGTGGAGTTCGGTAAGACACTGCGGTTGTAATTGTGGGTTCCAGGCATCAAAATAATGCAACATAGATTATTCAAAAATATATAAGGTTGATTGGTAAGAAAACTTTTTATACAACTGCAGGAGAAGATGACAATGTGGTGCAGCTAGCATAAGGTATGCAGCAATCGTAGTTTAGTGCAGATTAGGTGTCAGATGAGAAAGTAATTTTGTGCTTTCTGGGCTCATTCCAATATGATTATGGTTAAATGCCACTAACGGAGCATGTGTTTTGCATGTGACCGCGAGATTTTTTATTTagataaaatatagaaaagccCCTTAAGGTTAAGTGAATATACAAAAAAGTCatctatagtttcaaaacatacactCCGGTATCTCGTGGTttgaactaatttaaaaaagCAACGAAAATCGTCAGAATTAATGGGTTTGAAATACACGCGCTTCTTTTGCAAGTATTTGTAtcagaaataaataaatttttaattgATATACCCATTGCACCCTTAGAGTTATAATACAGAAAAATTCCCTTTGGTTAAGCAAATCTATAGAAAAAGTCCCTTATAATTTCAAATCATACAATCCAGTACCTCATGGTTTGAACTAATAtgaaaaaaagacaaaaatcacttaaattAAAGAGTTTGTGGTATCTTGAcatggaaaataattttttaaatcaaaatttttagaTAATATACCTATTAAACCCCTTAGAACTCATACAATTTTcaaaaacaatccaaaactgTCAAATACAACTCACCTTATttctatacataaaataaataaacaaaagttTCCCAATAAAACTCACCTTGTTTCTatacacaaaataaataaacaaaaacttTCAAATACAACTTACCTTATTCCtatgcacaaaataaataaataaaagtaaaatataACCATAGAGGGCTTTTCCATAGGTTGGCTTAATCACAAGGGATTTTTCCATAAGTTTGCTTAATAGGATGGTTTTTAGAAGGTCTTTTATTACTTATATATATTAGGCAACTCGCTTGCATCAACCCAACAAAGAATATCATTCAAATTACATTGTTTAAGATATTTGTCTACTGCTAAAACCCGACCAAAATATATATGTCTATTTGTGCTTATAGGAGTCAATATGGCAAAATTGTCACCATCAATCAGATATCTCTCTAATATTCTGTCATTATTTAACAATTCATATACTTGAataaatttttctctctcttctgtCAAGTTTTTCTGGCCTTCTTGGTTGATTGACCAATCAAATCCTTCAATCTGACAACCCGTAGCAATGAACAAATTTGACAAGATTCCTCTTCGATCTGTATTTTCACACTCGTAACAATCAAACAATTTTAGGACCAATCTTATGACCAAATCCTTCACCAACTACACATTTCAGAGCTAAATTTATGGTCTAATTCGATTAACTAAATATTTTTCGACAACTTTATATCCTAATTCTCTCACAGTAGAAATGCCCAAGACTAACCTCATAATCTAGCTCTAATACCAATTGTAGAACCCAAAATTTTAGGATTCTAATAATAATCAATATGTGCAAGGTTACAGAATTGAAGGGATAAAACAAACACTCAAAATATATgtgggagagaagaaaataatcaacTCACAATATTACTAAAATTTCAAACAATGAAGAAAGTTACACCATAATAGAAAACGTGACAAACTCTACTAGATTCTCTCTAGAAAACACCCTAAATAACGTCCTATTTATAATTTACCAAATTTGTTTGGAAAGAAACCACTTGCATGAgaaattactaaataaaacataaatttcTAAATTGCACAACTATTAAAATCTAACtccaataaaactaataaataaacaattttagatttggtttagTTTGCCAACACTTTTCTTCATTAGAAATTCCCAAACAAGTTGACGATAAAAATGTTAGGAAGAATTAAGGACATaggaaaaattgaagaaattaagaCTCTACAAATTCAATACGTGGAAATccatagaaaatttttttggaagATGCAAAAGCATTAGTAAACCAAAGAAAAGTTTTTGTGATTCTGTGCTACAATCTTATAATTTCCAGAGAGAGTTGCAGTTTTAGTCTCTAATGTTTGGTCTATCTGCTAAATTGGTCAGTGACCCATCTTAAAGTGATAATCCATCTTTATGAATAAACAATTCAAAAGTGAATTAAAGAATGATTAAAGGTTAAGGGTTGCTGCTTAAGCTTCTCAATCATAGCATGCAGTGATTGGCATTTGAGGTGGGCATAAGGTGTAAACTGACGAGGGAAGTTAACAAATATTCGTAGATCCTATGCAGACTTTATTGTTGTACATACAAACAAATCTTAATTCTGAAATAAAACAAATATGATTTAATGGAAAAACATTGTGAGGATTTACATCATTTTACTTTTTATACTTGAGGCACAATAGATTCATTCTATTCCTTTGTGCTTCAGTGTATAGTGTATACACCTTATGACAAAAAATATAGTAAATTTCATTACATAAATGGTAAGATTCAATATTAAAAAGGTAAATTCTATTAAGTATTTAAAACTTACCATTTTGCAAGACAATCTTACAGATTTAGTTGGAAAAGTTACATATACTTTTGGATGAATTATTTAATTCACAAAAACAGGGATGCAAAAGGTTCTAAACTGttacaaaaggaaagaaaaccgGATGTTCAAATCAACTCCCATTGTTTTATATTAAGTCACCTAACAACATCGGTATCATACCATTGTCCAAGAAACAAATGATACTAATGACGCCAGCACAACCTGCTCTCAAAAAAtgtgtaaaaaaaaatctcaaatgaTACTAATCACAAGTTGAGACCCTCCGCTtctttggaaattttaattaaCGGGCAATGGGCATTGGAAATGGAGTATGTGATCCTGTTCGACGTTGTACTTAGTCCCGCAAGTTCTAGAGATGGCCCTCGCTGAACATGGAAtagaaatatatataatatcgtATTCATTGAACATATTCGCAAATCATAAAATATATCAATCATGTCATGTCATTTCATAAACATAACTTATAAACAAGTACATGTAATATCCATTTCTGAGTGCTCAATCTAGAGATTGAACCCTTTCTAAGAGGGTGATCAAAAGGTTTCGTGATTATCCCTTGATCACATAAAATAACATAAGTCAATCGGTCGGACTCTATGCTAACTCCCATGGCTAACATAATATCACATATTAGGACTATAGCCCTACCATCTATTTTTTGATTGTTTAGAGCTCATTTCATACATCATATgcattttcatttatttcatgaAAATATGCCACTGGTTTCGTAATTCCATGCTTgcaaaacatttcaaataagtaTACACAATCCATTTctttatatatcaaaataaaGCTCTTacttgaataatatttatatttaacaTTTCGAAAATACAGAAAGGTAAGTATCACTTATCTCAATCTGCTCGATTGAAGAGATTCTTCATATGTTCGTGAACTCGCTCCAAACCTATAACCATTGACATATATAACCTAATTAGCTCGTATATCCGGTTCTTAAAGTGCTTATTTCTATGTTGAATAACCCTAAAAAACATTCTTGGACATTCTCTAAAATGTGCTCATATATTTTCCCGAAATAAAAGATTTTCTGCTTTAAAAAGTTTGCTAATTTAGACAGTTTACCTTTTTAGACAGTTTCatgaacaattaaaaataaaatccgCCAACCATGTATGACCCAAATTACCAAGGTGCAGTAGACTGTGTGTTTTTATCTATTCTTTGAATTCGCGCATCTGGTAAACTAATAGTTCCGTGGCTTTAACCAGATCTCTTGGTCTCTTTTGttccctattttttttttctttttcctaaaaaTTTCTGGATATTTCATCGGTGTTGGAAATCAGTAATACTACTGATACTAGTTAAATACTTTTGTCTTATTATACTAAACCTAGACACGTCAGAAACAACACTAGTATTGATTGCAAACTTCcatgcagaaaaaaaaaaaaaaaaaactctgtaTAACAACACCAATATATAGATGGTTGGCTTATACATTCATTCTAAATTTCATCACTTCAAccgaaagaaataaaaaattttatcatGATAATACAATATTCCGTCCTATGTCTAAAACCATATAGAGAAATCGATCCTAAATTTCAAAGCTTGAGGAAGAAATTCTACAAGAAAATTAACAAAGGTTCAAGTCTTGCGTACCCTCAACTCCAGGTCAAATTCCCAGTCATCTTCTCACCTTACATCTCTTGTTCTCTCTGTTTCCCTAGACGATGCAGGGTATTTTCCTAGACGATGCAGACACACAAATTCTTCTTATTCTTGGCAATTGATGGATAagaaaattcaggggaagtTCATTTTGATAATGGTTGGTAAGTCACATAACATTCTCCCCAACTTCCTCCCACTATCCTTAAAACTACCCACTAACCTTAGTAGTTGGGATATGATAAATTAGGAGTGCACTAATAATTTAACACAACATGTTTATTAGTAACTAACTACCACTACACAATAATATTTCTTgtgataatatatatttatctattatcaaataatatctatttatttgataattttgcaaTATCTTTGTCAAAAAATAACCGGGTATTACAGAACGGCAATCGGAGATGGAGTACGTGAACCCCGAAGGTCTTCGCTTAGATGGTCGCCGTCCATTAGAGGTTTCGTTTCTTCCCacttcttttctcccttttcttccCTTCCCTTCCCTTCGTATTTTCATTCCAAGGCTTCTCTTTTTTGATATGCTATTTAATTCGATTTGCATTTTGTTCCAATATCAGATGAGACAGCTGCGTGCCGAAATAGGGGTGGTTGCCAGATCTGATGGGTGCTCTTAGAGGGAAAgagtgtgtgagtgtgtgtagATGATACGCAGTGTGGAATACGTGGAAAACGCCAATGGAATGGAATGCATTTTGGGTTTCATCTGATCGATGCAGCTCTGCTCTTTTCGGGACCATCGGTGCCTTAGCCTATGAGCTTGTTTAGAGACTATTATTTGAAGTTTTCATATGGAACAATGGCTAAAGTTCCTCTCAATCAAGCATTTTTTTAGGACTTTTTTCGACCCGAAAGCTTCCAGCTGGTTTTGTCTAATACTTGCTGTGCTTGCAGCGCTGCTGGTTATTGCTGCTGTGTACGGTCCCAGAGCGATATACATTGCCCTCTTCACTTCAATCCcatgttttttttctttcctaatTTTAGTTTTACGCCAGCACCACATGCACATGTCCATCTCTCGAAAATTGATAGTATAATATTATTGTGTGgcccaatttgaaattttgaaagcaaacaaaaaaggCTAAACAAATCAACTGAAAAGGTATATAAAAATACACAAAGACTAAGAGGTAGTTGATGAATCACTTTCAACTTTCAAGAGGGAGAAAGGAAGGGAACGAGTGACGTCAAGCATGGAGGCGCATGGGATCAGTTTTTTAGGCTGAAAACACCAGAAAGAAGCACAAGAGCTGGGAATGCATGTGGAAGAGAAGATTCGGCTAATTTTTAACCCACCAAGGGGAGAAGCAGCTAGGAACATGGATCCGCCCCATTCCAATTGGGTACCCTTTCTTTCATGTCATGCGATGCAGAGATACAATAGTATCTTGTTGGCCAATTCACTTGGTTGGGAGCTGACAGTGGGAATGCGGATCCTCTTATTACACGTGTACCGTCTAAATACGTAgcaataattaaataaaacttgACTGGGAAGGCCAGCAAGAAAACGCCTATATAACAATGCAGCAgtatttgggaaaaaaaaaaaaaacaatgcaGCAGTAGTCCTTAATTAGTAACCACTCTGGTTGTTCGCCTTTGCCCTTTGTATCAAACTTCTGTTTGCAACAAAACATCCTTTCCAAATCCTCGCAACATTTTATTGCCGATACTCCTTgtacctcaaaaacaaagcaATGGCTGAATTGTTTATTCCAAAGATAATAGATGTACTGGGTGATGTTGCCGTGAAGCAGCTTGGGGAGAAGGTCAACCTGGTGATGGGGGTTGAAGAGGAGGTGGCAAATATCTCCTCTAAGTTGGCAACCATTGAAAAAGTGCTGCATGATGCAGAGAGACGAAGGCTGAAGGACAGAAGTGTTGGAATTTGGCTAGAAAAACTTGAGGACATAACATATGAGATGGATGATGTGCTGGACGAATGGAACTTCATGATTCACAGAGCAAAGAATGAGGGAACTAATCAGAATGCCAGAATGCAGCCTACACTGCGGAACAAGGTTCGTTCCTTTATCCCATCCCTTTGTTCTTGTCTCAAACAAGTTCCTGTGCGTAGTGATATAGCtcagaaaataaagaaaataaatggacAGCTAGAATTAACTTTGAAAGAGGCAGatcaattcaaatttatttCAACTGGGGGGATTCCTGATTCTCAAGATTTTCAGCGAATTATGACTACCTCAATCATAGACGAATCAGAGGTCTATGGTCGAGCAGCTGATATGGAGAAGGTTCTTGACCAAATTTTGTCCAAGAGTAGTAGTCAAGGAAGGGATGGGGTTCAAATTATCTCTGTAGTAGGGGCCGGGGGTAGTGGAAAGACCACACTCGCCCAGCTGCTCTTCAATAATGATAAAGTGCAGAACCACTTTGAACTTAGAAATTGGATCTGCGTATCAGATCCCTTTGACCAGAAAAGGGTCGCGAAAGCTATCCTTGAGAATGCTGGAAAAAGTTCTCATGAAGCAGAGTTGGATCCGTTGATCCGACGAATAAAAGAAACTTTTTTCGGTAAGAGATTCCTGCTTGTCCTAGATGATGTCTGGACAGAGGACGACTCAAAGTGGAAACCTTTCCAATACGCTCTCAAGGATGGGGCTCTCGGAAGTGTAATCTTGGTAACAACAAGGAGTCATAGAGTGGCCACAGTGGTGGGATCGACTGATACTCACGACCTAGGCATGATCTCTCACTCTGATTGTTGGCGAATAATGCAAAGGATAGCATTTGCCAAAAAATCAGGGGACTTGTACAAAAAGGTGGAAAGAATTGggcagaaaattgcagaaaagtgCAAGGGGTTGCCACTTGCTGCGAAGACTATGGGAAGCCTGTTACGGTTCAAAGATACCGTACAACAGTGGCAGAATGTTTTGGACAGTGAGATATGGCAATTGGAGGAAGCAGCTGTGGAACTTTTCCCTCATTTGTATTTAAGCTATAACGAGTTATCCCCGGAGCTCAAACGTTGCTTCTCATACTGTGCTGTCTTTCCCAAAGATCATGATATAGTTATAGAAGAGCTTATTAGGCTGTGGATAGTACAAGGTTATGTTCGTCCAAATCGAAGAGGTGAGCGTTTGGAGCTGGTGGGTCGTGAGTACTTCAACAATTTGGCAATGCGTTCCTTTTTTCAAGAAGTACGAGAAGAATATGAGGTTACAAGGTGCAAGATGCATGATATAGTGCATGATTTTGCACAATCTCTCACAAAAAATGAATGTCATGCACTTGATGGAACTCGAAGAAATTCATCT
Above is a genomic segment from Coffea eugenioides isolate CCC68of chromosome 5, Ceug_1.0, whole genome shotgun sequence containing:
- the LOC113771355 gene encoding putative disease resistance protein RGA3 produces the protein MAELFIPKIIDVLGDVAVKQLGEKVNLVMGVEEEVANISSKLATIEKVLHDAERRRLKDRSVGIWLEKLEDITYEMDDVLDEWNFMIHRAKNEGTNQNARMQPTLRNKVRSFIPSLCSCLKQVPVRSDIAQKIKKINGQLELTLKEADQFKFISTGGIPDSQDFQRIMTTSIIDESEVYGRAADMEKVLDQILSKSSSQGRDGVQIISVVGAGGSGKTTLAQLLFNNDKVQNHFELRNWICVSDPFDQKRVAKAILENAGKSSHEAELDPLIRRIKETFFGKRFLLVLDDVWTEDDSKWKPFQYALKDGALGSVILVTTRSHRVATVVGSTDTHDLGMISHSDCWRIMQRIAFAKKSGDLYKKVERIGQKIAEKCKGLPLAAKTMGSLLRFKDTVQQWQNVLDSEIWQLEEAAVELFPHFYRRAY